A genomic window from Silene latifolia isolate original U9 population chromosome 11, ASM4854445v1, whole genome shotgun sequence includes:
- the LOC141613304 gene encoding uncharacterized protein LOC141613304, with amino-acid sequence MRKRLLTKDRLCRLVGSAEEGCDLCGTDKETHDHLFFQCPYSSRCIQLLSDCCKIELPTSNMEDWWSRKSFQSQTEADILAAILVAALYNVWWMRNHCRINNVLFKPEYVVGNIQNVTRNRCKNRWQDIMSFHWLHL; translated from the coding sequence ATGAGGAAGAGATTGCTCACTAAGGATAGATTATGCAGGTTGGTTGGTAGTGCAGAGGAAGGGTGTGATCTGTGTGGGACTGATAAGGAGACACATGATCATCTCTTTTTTCAGTGTCCCTATAGTAGCAGGTGTATCCAGTTGCTCTCTGATTGTTGTAAGATTGAGCTGCCTACATCAAACATGGAGGACTGGTGGAGCAGGAAGTCTTTCCAGTCCCAGACTGAAGCTGACATTTTAGCTGCCATTCTGGTGGCTGCTCTTTATAATGTCTGGTGGATGAGAAACCATTGCAGGATAAACAATGTATTGTTTAAGCCTGAGTATGTTGTAGGTAACATTCAAAATGTGACCAGAAATAGATGTAAGAATAGATGGCAGGACATTATGTCCTTCCATTGGCTACATTTGTGA
- the LOC141611570 gene encoding putative acetyltransferase At3g50280 — MGNYREETRKLKVISECFVKPTVNLGNEASKTPIHMGIPDLFMLTMDTMQKGLLFDTKLQPNTLNKIEKSLYISLVHFYPLAGRLATQKFHDEHDCSFYVDCEAGTGATLVHASVDYTVSDILSSVDVHPIVESFFELGEKSVNHDGHTRPLLSVQVTELVDGVFIGFTMNHCIADGTSLWHFISTLSEIFFQINDKNEKDNALTLEAVQKISISKKPIIETLFPQKGNGPIFKLPYLEPEEFISRYDPGPLRVRIFCFSPESISILKAKANEECGPHNSISSFQALCAFMWQSITRARNLKPDDEVHCGIVINARAIFNPPFPPEYFRCFLTGTQSSSKVSDLINKGLGRSALLINQSIKSHDEKAYRGLIKIFEEHPMVVQAGPGTIYYRPNNIKIGGSSRFDMYGPEFGLGKAVAVLAGYASKEDGKVTANPGRQGGGSVDLEVCLKPETMNVLELDEEFMSFVSSI; from the coding sequence ATGGGAAATTATCGCGAAGAAACCCGTAAACTCAAGGTTATATCCGAGTGTTTTGTTAAACCCACAGTAAATTTAGGTAATGAAGCCTCAAAAACACCAATTCACATGGGTATTCCAGATCTATTCATGTTAACAATGGATACCATGCAGAAAGGTCTCCTTTTCGATACCAAATTACAACCTAACACCCTTAACAAGATCGAAAAATCTTTGTACATCTCCCTGGTGCACTTCTACCCATTAGCGGGTCGACTTGCGACACAAAAATTTCATGATGAGCATGATTGTTCTTTTTACGTGGATTGCGAGGCAGGCACTGGTGCCACCCTCGTACATGCCTCGGTAGACTACACGGTATCCGACATCCTTTCCTCGGTTGACGTACATCCTATTGTAGAATCATTTTTTGAGCTTGGAGAGAAATCGGTCAATCATGACGGTCATACTAGACCACTTTTGTCAGTCCAAGTGACCGAGCTCGTCGATGGGGTTTTTATCGGTTTTACTATGAACCATTGCATAGCCGATGGTACGTCTTTATGGCATTTCATATCAACCCTATCCgagattttttttcaaattaacgACAAAAATGAAAAGGATAACGCTTTGACCCTTGAAGCGGTCCAAAAGATTTCCATTTCTAAGAAACCGATAATTGAGACATTATTTCCTCAAAAAGGAAACGGCCCAATCTTCAAGTTGCCTTACCTCGAACCCGAAGAATTCATATCCCGGTACGATCCAGGCCCGTTAAGAGTTCGGATATTTTGCTTTTCGCCAGAGTCGATATCAATACTTAAGGCCAAGGCGAATGAAGAATGTGGGCCTCATAACAGCATATCCTCTTTCCAGGCCTTATGCGCGTTTATGTGGCAGTCCATAACGCGAGCTAGAAATTTAAAACCCGATGACGAGGTTCATTGTGGTATCGTCATTAATGCACGGGCAATATTCAATCCCCCATTCCCACCCGAATATTTTCGTTGTTTTCTTACGGGAACCCAAAGTAGTTCTAAGGTGAGCGATTTAATAAACAAGGGTTTGGGCCGATCAGCATTATTGATTAACCAAAGTATCAAAAGTCACGACGAAAAAGCCTACCGTGGATTGATCAAGATATTTGAGGAGCATCCCATGGTTGTCCAAGCCGGTCCGGGTACGATCTATTACAGGCCTAATAACATAAAAATTGGTGGATCTTCAAGGTTCGACATGTATGGGCCTGAATTTGGACTTGGTAAGGCGGTAGCTGTTCTAGCTGGTTATGCTAGTAAGGAAGACGGGAAGGTGACCGCTAATCCAGGACGTCAAGGAGGTGGAAGTGTGGATTTAGAGGTCTGCTTAAAGCCTGAAACCATGAACGTTCTTGAACTAGATGAAGAATTTATGAGTTTCGTGTCATCAATTTAA